AAGGCGTCGGCGTTGACGAAGTGGAACTTGCGACCGGCCTGCTCGGCATACGCGGCGGTGGCTGCGGTCCGGTACCAGCCGGCAGTGGCAGTACGCCGAGCCGGCGCTTTCTCGAACGAGACGCCGACACCGTCGATCCCGTACCGGACCAGGCCGGCGATCGTCGCGGCCAGGCCGTAGCCGGAGCTGGCGCCGATCACGAGCGCGACCGGGCGCTTGTCCGGCGTACGGGCCTCGACCTGCGCAGCCAGGTCGCGCACCACCTGCTCACACCCCGCGGGATGCGAGTCGAGAAACAGGAACCCACGGCCGACAGGCTTGATCACACGCTCAGTCATGCGGATGACCCTAACCTGCCCCAGCAGCTACCCGCCGGTCACCGCCGGAGCCGCTTCGGGGGCGTGGACTCCACTCAGTTCCAGTACAGCTCTGCGTCGTCGGGCTCCACGGTGACGTCGGCACCCAACCGGCGGAGGTTCCCCGCGAAGTCCGTGTAGCCGCGGTGCACGTGGTGCGCCGCCGAGACCAACGTCTCACCCTCGGCCGCCAGCCCCGCGATCACCAGCGCCGCGCCCGCGCGGATGTCGCTCGCGACGACCGGCGCACCGGACAACCGCGGTACGCCGCGAATCACCGCGTGGTGCCCGTCGGTCTGCACCTGCGCACCGAGCCGGGTCAGCTCCTGGGCGAACGTGAAGCGCCCCTCGAACAGGTTCTCGGTCACCATCGCGGACCCCGAGCTGACCGCGTTCATCGCGATGCAGAACGCCTGCAGGTCGGTCGGGAAGCCGGGGTACGGCAGCGTGACGACGTCGACCGACTTCGGCTGGTCCGCCATCCGGACGCGGAAGCCCTGCTCGAGCACGTTGATCTCCGCGCCGGCCTTGTGCAGCTTGTCGAGCACCAGCTCGAGGTGCTCGGCGTGCCCGTTCGTGATCGTCACGTCGCCCTTGGTGATGGCGGCCGCGAACGCCCAGCTCCCGGTGACGATCCGGTCCGGTACGACGACGTGGTCGACCGGCTGCAGCAGCCCGTCCACCCCGGTGATCTCGATCCGGGGCGACCCGGCGCCCTCGATCCGCGCGCCCATCTGGACCAGCAGCTCGGCGATGTCCTGGATCTCCGGCTCGCGGGCCGCGTTCTCGATCACGGTCGTGCCCTTGGCCAGGACTGCGGCCATCATGATCGTCTCGGTCGCGCCGACGCTCGGGAAGTCCAGCCAGACCTCCGCACCGTGCAGCCCCTGCGGCGCCTCGGCGATCACGAACCCGTGCTCGATGTGCACCTTCGCGCCCATCGACTCCAGCCCGGCCACGTGCATGTTCAGCCCGCGCGAACCGATGTTGTCCCCACCCGGCAACGCGACCTCGGCCTGGCCGCACCGGCCGAGCAGCGGGCCGAGCACCGAGATCGAGGCGCGCAGCTTGCGGACCAGCTCGTAGTCGCACTGGTGGCCGATCTCGGCGGGGACCGCGATCGTCGCCGTACCGGCGTCGCCGTCGACCTTCACCTCGCAGCCGAGCGTGTCCAGCAGCTGGGCCATGAAGGTGACGTCGAGAATGCCCGGCACCTGCCGCAGCGTCGTCGTCCCCTCGGCCAGCAACGCCGCCGCCATCAACTTCAGCACGCTGTTCTTCGCGCCTGCCACCTCGACCGAGCCGTCGAGCCTTGCCTCACCCGAGATCCGAAACCGTTCCACCCGCCGACTGTAGCGCCCCGGCGTTCCGGGCTTGCGTAGAGTGCCGTGACATGGCTGTGAACTTGACGCGGATCTACACCAGGACCGGGGACGCCGGCGAGACCCGCCTGGGCGACATGAGTACGACGACCAAGACCGACCCGCGGCTGGCGGCGTA
The Kribbella italica DNA segment above includes these coding regions:
- the murA gene encoding UDP-N-acetylglucosamine 1-carboxyvinyltransferase, coding for MERFRISGEARLDGSVEVAGAKNSVLKLMAAALLAEGTTTLRQVPGILDVTFMAQLLDTLGCEVKVDGDAGTATIAVPAEIGHQCDYELVRKLRASISVLGPLLGRCGQAEVALPGGDNIGSRGLNMHVAGLESMGAKVHIEHGFVIAEAPQGLHGAEVWLDFPSVGATETIMMAAVLAKGTTVIENAAREPEIQDIAELLVQMGARIEGAGSPRIEITGVDGLLQPVDHVVVPDRIVTGSWAFAAAITKGDVTITNGHAEHLELVLDKLHKAGAEINVLEQGFRVRMADQPKSVDVVTLPYPGFPTDLQAFCIAMNAVSSGSAMVTENLFEGRFTFAQELTRLGAQVQTDGHHAVIRGVPRLSGAPVVASDIRAGAALVIAGLAAEGETLVSAAHHVHRGYTDFAGNLRRLGADVTVEPDDAELYWN